One genomic segment of Catalinimonas alkaloidigena includes these proteins:
- a CDS encoding WcaF family extracellular polysaccharide biosynthesis acetyltransferase yields the protein MKTELDQYNNDWYKPGKTVAHRLLWYCINALVFESKLFPVNQLKTSLLRLFGAKVGVGVVIKPAVSIKYPWRLSIGKHVWIGENTWIDNLAHVQIGDHVCISQGAMLLTGSHNYKERAFDLIVKDIVLEEGVWIGARAVVCPGVKCRSHSVLSVSSVATAELSAYEIYQGNPAISKRKRSKQAGNGILSFEGEIAEALSIR from the coding sequence ATATAATAACGACTGGTACAAGCCAGGTAAAACGGTAGCACATCGGCTTTTATGGTACTGTATAAACGCCCTTGTGTTTGAAAGCAAACTATTTCCAGTGAATCAACTGAAAACTAGCTTACTCAGACTTTTTGGTGCAAAAGTAGGTGTAGGAGTAGTTATCAAACCCGCTGTAAGCATCAAATACCCCTGGCGACTCAGTATAGGCAAGCATGTATGGATAGGAGAAAATACCTGGATAGATAATTTAGCTCATGTACAGATTGGTGATCATGTCTGCATTTCTCAGGGAGCAATGTTGCTTACAGGTAGTCATAACTACAAGGAAAGGGCATTTGACTTAATCGTAAAAGATATAGTCCTGGAGGAGGGTGTATGGATTGGTGCAAGGGCTGTAGTGTGTCCGGGAGTAAAGTGTCGATCACATAGTGTATTATCTGTAAGTTCAGTGGCTACAGCAGAGTTATCCGCATATGAAATTTACCAAGGAAATCCAGCGATTTCGAAGAGAAAAAGGAGTAAGCAAGCCGGCAACGGTATACTTAGCTTTGAAGGAGAAATTGCTGAGGCGCTATCAATAAGATAA
- a CDS encoding capsule assembly Wzi family protein — translation MNRRKNHKKNITPLLIIALYFGLNHAVHAQLLDSLKAKVGTNITIAKEDYQPLWLVSNRWGTITDQKFDASTYLTLSNKYTFGGKGPLRQYYGRFVNQPTSYIIYGVTINNHNHLKQTFLPEAYAKVKWHALRLDVGRYKEVIGEVDYQLSSGSLGVSGNAVPIPKVSLGIPSYTDVPFIAPGWVQVKGQFSNGWMDSDSLVSKAYLHQRSFYVRLGKKPLVNARKFTTINFYGGLNQFVVWGGEDTVGNKLPGAWKDLFTKVAVPGNNLGFFDYGATLTTRDFKLTAYTQVPFESKTNMNPFRIKDRLVGISLSSMHKGAILSSITFEAINTTWEDREAPNGRSDYNFYNNARYTNGWTYQGNIIGTPLFFNRQRAIHYFGESYTSKATSNWNIANNRINGFHLGLKGHFPIDWFSLSYRTLFTHTINNGNYYDGYWVKGNKNQSYLMQELTFQLNALKLNAALGVDMGKLSSNVGGMLGIEYDLNYKPDLRYLGPVRFRRRVKSPFRRR, via the coding sequence ATGAACAGGCGGAAAAACCACAAAAAAAATATTACCCCTTTACTTATTATAGCACTCTACTTTGGGCTAAACCACGCTGTGCATGCTCAGCTTCTTGACTCTCTGAAAGCCAAAGTAGGGACTAATATTACCATTGCGAAAGAAGATTACCAGCCACTGTGGCTGGTGTCAAATCGTTGGGGGACCATTACTGATCAAAAGTTTGATGCCAGTACTTATCTTACATTAAGCAATAAGTATACATTTGGCGGCAAAGGCCCCCTAAGGCAATATTACGGTAGATTTGTTAATCAACCTACCTCCTACATCATCTATGGCGTTACCATAAACAATCATAATCACCTTAAGCAAACTTTTCTTCCCGAAGCCTATGCTAAGGTGAAATGGCACGCGCTACGCTTAGATGTAGGGCGATACAAAGAAGTTATAGGTGAAGTAGATTATCAGCTTTCCAGCGGATCTTTGGGAGTCAGCGGCAATGCAGTGCCTATACCAAAAGTAAGCCTGGGGATTCCAAGCTATACCGATGTGCCTTTTATTGCTCCTGGATGGGTACAGGTGAAAGGGCAGTTCAGTAATGGGTGGATGGACAGTGATTCTCTGGTGAGCAAAGCTTATCTGCATCAGCGAAGCTTTTATGTCAGGCTGGGAAAAAAGCCTTTGGTCAATGCGCGGAAGTTTACCACCATCAACTTCTATGGAGGGTTAAACCAGTTTGTGGTTTGGGGCGGTGAAGATACTGTTGGCAATAAACTCCCCGGAGCATGGAAAGACCTCTTTACCAAAGTAGCTGTGCCCGGTAATAATTTAGGCTTTTTTGATTATGGCGCTACGCTTACTACCCGTGATTTTAAGCTCACTGCCTACACTCAGGTACCTTTTGAGAGTAAGACCAATATGAATCCTTTTAGAATCAAAGATCGGCTGGTGGGTATCTCGTTAAGTTCTATGCACAAAGGGGCAATATTATCCTCCATAACATTTGAAGCCATCAATACCACCTGGGAAGATCGTGAAGCCCCAAATGGGAGATCAGACTATAATTTTTATAACAATGCACGCTATACCAACGGCTGGACCTATCAAGGGAACATCATTGGTACTCCCCTGTTCTTCAACAGGCAAAGAGCAATCCACTACTTTGGTGAGAGTTATACCAGTAAGGCAACAAGCAACTGGAATATTGCTAACAATCGTATTAATGGCTTTCATCTTGGATTAAAGGGACATTTCCCAATTGATTGGTTTTCCTTATCCTATAGAACCTTATTCACTCATACCATTAACAATGGTAATTACTACGATGGCTATTGGGTAAAGGGTAATAAAAACCAAAGTTATTTGATGCAGGAGCTTACTTTTCAACTAAATGCCCTGAAACTAAATGCTGCACTGGGGGTCGATATGGGAAAACTCAGCAGTAATGTTGGGGGTATGTTAGGTATAGAATATGATCTGAATTACAAACCTGACCTTAGATATCTTGGTCCGGTCAGATTCAGAAGAAGAGTTAAGAGTCCGTTTAGGAGAAGGTAA
- a CDS encoding acyltransferase family protein, whose protein sequence is MKLEKLEAIRGFAALYVVLHHILPKNLSLWDMNISFLFRFGQEAVILFFLLSGFVIHYSFENSKNKSFFSYIIKRGLRVYIPLVIVYLISYFIESFNTSRWVEVSIFNVVGNLFMLQDLEFLRPNTICPPLFGNTPLWSLSYEWWFYMLYFLIQKKTNYLNQNKFVFAMFTVATLSYLIYPFFLNRVLMYFGIWWGGVMLAKSYLVNDKVKIADLKYYLSYSFLAILILLVNVYIRTGFVNIQAGAYPFGEVRHFVFSLIIIIAAIVWQKKKWIGFDHTFSPFIHFAKISYVIYILHHPLMYILAEVNSILNPIIGYCLFFFFLCAVSYVIEILLYPLIKNKVLSLIYSKAFKRNVLVN, encoded by the coding sequence ATGAAGTTAGAAAAATTAGAAGCTATTAGAGGGTTTGCTGCTTTATATGTTGTTTTACACCATATTTTGCCCAAGAATCTCAGTTTATGGGACATGAATATTTCCTTCTTATTTAGGTTTGGTCAAGAAGCGGTAATTTTATTTTTCTTACTTTCAGGATTTGTAATACATTATTCCTTTGAAAACTCTAAAAACAAATCATTTTTCTCTTATATAATTAAAAGGGGATTGAGGGTGTATATCCCACTTGTTATAGTTTATTTGATCAGCTATTTTATTGAATCATTTAATACAAGTAGATGGGTGGAAGTAAGCATATTTAATGTGGTGGGAAACCTATTTATGCTGCAAGATCTTGAGTTCTTAAGACCGAATACAATATGTCCTCCCCTTTTTGGAAACACTCCCCTTTGGTCTCTCTCTTATGAATGGTGGTTCTATATGTTATATTTTCTTATCCAGAAGAAAACAAACTACCTTAATCAAAATAAATTTGTTTTCGCTATGTTCACAGTAGCAACTTTGAGTTACCTAATCTACCCATTTTTTCTAAATAGAGTATTGATGTATTTTGGAATTTGGTGGGGTGGGGTGATGCTTGCTAAGAGTTATCTAGTTAATGATAAAGTTAAAATCGCCGACCTCAAATATTATTTGTCTTATAGCTTTTTAGCAATATTGATCTTACTGGTTAACGTATACATACGAACAGGTTTCGTCAATATACAAGCAGGAGCTTATCCATTTGGGGAAGTTAGGCACTTCGTTTTTTCGCTCATAATAATTATTGCTGCAATAGTATGGCAAAAGAAGAAATGGATAGGGTTTGATCATACATTTAGTCCTTTTATTCATTTTGCAAAAATTTCCTATGTAATTTATATATTACACCATCCTCTAATGTATATTCTTGCTGAAGTCAATTCTATACTCAATCCCATCATAGGCTACTGCTTGTTTTTCTTTTTCTTATGTGCGGTATCCTATGTGATAGAAATACTTCTTTATCCTCTGATAAAAAATAAAGTATTAAGCCTTATTTATAGTAAAGCATTCAAACGAAATGTATTAGTCAATTGA
- a CDS encoding glycosyltransferase family 4 protein, translating to MKVTFYQRKPHPNHFSIEKVFQGVREHLPNDIDANVAISRFSSLGLLKRIYNIFEATTKQGDINHITGDVHFLTILLKKKKTILTIHDCGFMDHPSFVAKQILLWFWLKLPVWHSQVVTVISEATKCEVLKHTNCASEKVKVIPDFVSPAFQPAPYPKNNKPILLQIGTKTNKNISRLAEAIKGLEIHLRIVGKPSVEDEEIFNSYKIDFSWDSHLSEERLIHEYVKSDVLVFVSTLEGFGMPIVEAQAVGRPVITSNISSMPEVAGEGAFLADPFDIASIREGVCKVIADQSYRENLIQKGFENVKKYQVKAIAQRYADLYQEIYQGYAK from the coding sequence ATGAAAGTAACCTTTTACCAGCGTAAACCTCATCCCAATCATTTTAGCATAGAGAAAGTTTTTCAGGGAGTTAGAGAACATTTGCCTAATGACATTGATGCGAATGTTGCTATATCTAGATTTTCAAGCCTTGGATTATTAAAGCGTATTTATAATATATTTGAAGCCACTACCAAGCAAGGGGATATTAACCATATAACGGGAGATGTCCATTTTTTAACTATTCTGCTTAAGAAAAAAAAGACAATTCTTACGATTCATGATTGTGGTTTTATGGATCACCCTTCATTCGTTGCCAAACAAATTTTATTATGGTTTTGGTTGAAGTTGCCAGTGTGGCACTCTCAAGTTGTTACGGTTATTTCTGAAGCTACCAAATGTGAAGTATTAAAACACACAAATTGTGCCTCAGAAAAAGTTAAAGTGATTCCCGATTTTGTGTCTCCTGCATTTCAGCCTGCGCCTTACCCAAAAAACAACAAACCTATACTTTTACAGATTGGTACCAAAACCAATAAAAATATATCACGATTAGCTGAAGCTATCAAAGGTCTAGAAATTCATCTTAGGATAGTAGGCAAACCTTCTGTAGAAGATGAAGAAATATTTAATAGTTATAAAATTGATTTCAGCTGGGATTCGCACTTATCAGAAGAAAGACTTATTCATGAATACGTAAAAAGTGATGTTTTAGTATTTGTTTCCACATTAGAGGGATTTGGCATGCCCATAGTTGAAGCTCAGGCGGTAGGCCGTCCTGTAATCACAAGTAATATCTCCTCTATGCCGGAAGTGGCTGGCGAGGGAGCTTTTCTGGCGGATCCATTTGACATTGCATCTATCCGGGAAGGAGTATGTAAGGTTATCGCTGATCAGTCATATCGTGAAAACCTCATCCAAAAAGGGTTTGAGAACGTAAAAAAATACCAGGTAAAAGCCATCGCACAGCGATACGCAGATTTATATCAGGAAATCTATCAGGGATATGCAAAGTAA
- a CDS encoding glycosyltransferase family 2 protein encodes MISRELMYQNHISKNTSKEDILDNLTFIILTFNEEKNLPACLESIQNLNAKVFAVDSFSTDSTIDILEKYGVSYIQHPFENYAKQRNWAQENNPYNTDWVFHLDAGERLTPALNKWFKYQFDSDQREYQGYMFSRKTIFFNQWIKHGGHYPNFHLRLYRTSLGNCEEKVYDQHFVVNGNVKTVEKGVDIIDTVADNLKDFTSSHARWAMFEAVELLSANKQKGEVKVDFWGTPIERRRWLKNNIFQKSPIFSRSLAYFFYRYFIKRGFLDGTVGLIFHFLQGFWFRFLVDAMVFEMKKKMKCQQLSLRQLIEKEYDPKLLQILE; translated from the coding sequence ATGATTTCTCGGGAACTAATGTATCAAAATCATATATCAAAGAATACCAGCAAAGAGGATATTCTAGACAATTTAACTTTCATTATTCTAACGTTTAATGAAGAGAAAAATTTACCTGCTTGTCTAGAAAGTATTCAAAATTTAAATGCTAAGGTTTTTGCGGTTGACTCATTTTCAACTGATTCAACTATCGATATTTTAGAAAAGTATGGAGTTTCATATATCCAACATCCATTTGAGAATTATGCAAAGCAGAGAAATTGGGCACAGGAAAATAATCCATATAATACAGATTGGGTTTTTCACTTGGATGCTGGAGAACGACTTACTCCTGCTTTAAATAAATGGTTCAAATACCAATTTGACTCTGACCAAAGAGAGTATCAGGGATATATGTTTTCAAGAAAAACTATCTTCTTTAATCAGTGGATAAAACATGGGGGGCATTATCCTAACTTTCATTTGAGATTGTATCGTACTTCACTCGGTAACTGCGAAGAAAAGGTATATGATCAACATTTTGTAGTTAATGGCAATGTGAAGACTGTAGAAAAGGGTGTTGATATCATAGACACAGTAGCCGATAATTTAAAAGATTTTACGTCTAGCCATGCGCGTTGGGCTATGTTTGAGGCGGTAGAATTGCTGTCAGCAAATAAGCAGAAAGGAGAAGTGAAAGTTGATTTTTGGGGTACGCCCATTGAGAGACGTCGTTGGTTAAAGAATAACATCTTTCAAAAATCTCCAATTTTTAGCAGAAGTTTGGCTTATTTTTTTTATAGATATTTTATTAAAAGAGGTTTTCTAGATGGTACAGTGGGTTTAATATTTCATTTTCTTCAAGGGTTTTGGTTTCGTTTTTTAGTAGATGCTATGGTATTTGAAATGAAAAAAAAGATGAAATGCCAACAGCTTTCTTTACGCCAACTTATTGAAAAAGAATATGACCCCAAATTGTTGCAGATTTTAGAATGA
- a CDS encoding XrtY-associated glycosyltransferase XYAG1 codes for MRILHITPSYKPAFVYGGPTLSVSQLCEHQAAIGENVTVATTTANGTKELPEGKSYIEGVKVYYFKRLTGDHTHFSPALLKFLWKNCSHYDIIHIHSWWNLVSVLATLVCWLKGVQPVLSPRGMLSQFSFTEDNSIKKKIIHLLLGSWLLKITKLHATSQLEWQDAHRVNPKWKGFILPNIIDLPKGKFERNGAHSILKIIFLSRIHPKKGLELTFEALARCDFPYQLEVYGEGETEYVTSLKFLAEKLDISSSVLWKGWVQGEEKYKALAKSDLFILTSYNENFANVVLESLAVGTPALLSNQVGMSEYVVQKNVGWVCKELTVECIVENLTKAYNNTNNTIVNTQQIYHDFSGTNVSKSYIKEYQQRGYSRQFNFHYSNV; via the coding sequence ATGAGAATTCTTCACATCACCCCTTCTTATAAGCCTGCTTTTGTCTATGGAGGCCCTACACTATCCGTAAGTCAGCTCTGTGAGCATCAAGCTGCCATAGGAGAAAATGTAACTGTAGCAACTACAACAGCTAATGGTACCAAAGAATTGCCAGAAGGGAAGTCATATATAGAGGGGGTTAAGGTGTATTATTTTAAAAGACTTACCGGAGATCATACCCATTTTTCTCCGGCACTCCTAAAATTTTTATGGAAAAATTGCAGCCATTACGATATTATACATATTCATTCCTGGTGGAATTTGGTTTCTGTTTTGGCAACCTTAGTATGCTGGTTAAAAGGGGTGCAGCCAGTTTTATCTCCCAGGGGGATGCTTAGTCAATTTAGTTTCACTGAAGATAATTCAATTAAGAAAAAAATTATTCACTTGTTATTGGGAAGTTGGCTGTTGAAAATAACTAAACTGCATGCAACTTCTCAGTTGGAATGGCAGGATGCCCATAGGGTTAATCCTAAGTGGAAGGGTTTTATTTTACCCAATATCATTGATTTACCTAAAGGTAAATTTGAGCGGAACGGCGCTCATTCTATATTGAAAATAATATTTCTTTCTCGTATTCACCCAAAAAAAGGATTAGAACTGACTTTTGAAGCATTAGCACGTTGTGATTTTCCATATCAATTAGAAGTCTATGGTGAAGGAGAGACTGAATATGTAACAAGCCTCAAGTTTTTAGCTGAAAAATTAGACATTAGCTCAAGTGTTTTGTGGAAAGGTTGGGTGCAGGGTGAAGAAAAATATAAAGCATTAGCAAAGTCCGATCTGTTTATCCTTACCTCCTATAATGAAAATTTTGCCAATGTAGTACTTGAATCTTTAGCAGTAGGAACACCTGCTTTGCTCTCAAATCAAGTAGGAATGAGTGAATATGTTGTGCAAAAGAATGTGGGGTGGGTTTGTAAAGAGCTTACAGTTGAGTGTATTGTTGAAAACCTAACAAAAGCTTATAATAATACTAATAATACGATTGTAAATACTCAGCAAATTTATCATGATTTCTCGGGAACTAATGTATCAAAATCATATATCAAAGAATACCAGCAAAGAGGATATTCTAGACAATTTAACTTTCATTATTCTAACGTTTAA
- a CDS encoding GDSL-type esterase/lipase family protein: protein MKLKLLLFVCLLGISITANGVLMYYFISRERGIFSKRHRREIVLDIKKKRSNNNWIVFLGNSITERNDWVNKYHDKDVINLGKGGDTVEGVLFRLDEAIQLEPAKIFLLIGINDIRYGLKKSVIIDNYDLLIRIIKEKSPYTELYVQSVFPLIEKSEHSQQATNEKIVDINQSIKRLTDIYGIQYVDLYGFFTFHSQLKPEYTDDGLHLNEKGYKLWERVIHGFVYSNDTGLNMYKPKN from the coding sequence ATGAAGCTAAAGCTGCTGTTATTTGTATGTTTACTAGGGATATCTATAACCGCTAATGGAGTGCTTATGTATTATTTCATATCAAGAGAAAGAGGGATCTTCAGTAAGCGGCACCGTCGGGAAATAGTATTGGATATAAAAAAAAAAAGAAGTAATAATAATTGGATCGTTTTTCTGGGAAACAGTATAACAGAACGGAATGACTGGGTTAACAAATACCATGATAAAGATGTGATAAATCTTGGAAAAGGGGGAGATACCGTGGAAGGAGTGTTATTTAGACTGGATGAAGCGATTCAACTAGAACCTGCAAAAATTTTTTTGCTGATAGGAATTAACGACATACGATATGGATTGAAAAAGAGTGTAATAATAGATAACTATGATTTACTCATAAGAATAATCAAAGAAAAATCTCCTTATACTGAACTGTATGTACAAAGTGTATTCCCCCTCATAGAAAAATCAGAACATAGTCAGCAGGCAACTAATGAGAAAATAGTTGACATAAATCAATCCATTAAGCGGTTAACTGATATTTACGGAATCCAGTATGTGGATTTATATGGTTTTTTTACCTTCCACAGTCAGTTAAAACCTGAGTATACAGATGATGGCTTACATTTAAATGAAAAGGGCTACAAGCTTTGGGAAAGAGTTATTCATGGTTTTGTCTATTCAAATGATACAGGACTCAATATGTATAAACCTAAGAATTAA
- a CDS encoding acyltransferase family protein, giving the protein MNETTLKVATKQNKHKGWIQGMDSLRFILALWVVLGHHDGIRESLTLWLDKDQLLERYLIGLSGNLFVGVAAVIIFFIISGIVIHFPYRDGKDLHLFDFLVKRYIRISLPMLVIVAIATPLDFVNPVLWSLYCELIYYTIYPILLIQIRKNGINPLIIISYILVAVFIFLDGYTVDSFIHQIPTDQGYDGNFMYHGVLYTWLIGLPSWLLGVKIAENFDLITGTKVSKSKILMLRASILLISIICSIARFHFSLSYTISLNLFAILAFFWISAEVSYLQKKKSLPWLESAGKWSYSIYLCHMPVFFIIAHYMQGLTQYIQWMISVPAVLVFSYVFYLLLERPSHKLAKGFNKKAFFALKKAS; this is encoded by the coding sequence ATGAACGAGACAACATTAAAAGTAGCAACCAAACAGAATAAGCATAAAGGTTGGATACAGGGAATGGATTCATTACGCTTTATTCTTGCTCTTTGGGTAGTCCTTGGTCACCATGATGGTATAAGAGAAAGTTTGACATTATGGTTGGATAAAGATCAGTTACTAGAAAGATATTTGATAGGTTTATCAGGCAATCTATTTGTAGGGGTAGCAGCAGTGATTATCTTTTTTATCATTTCAGGAATAGTGATTCATTTTCCGTACAGAGATGGCAAAGATCTACATTTATTTGATTTTCTCGTAAAAAGATATATCCGGATCAGTCTTCCCATGTTAGTAATTGTTGCAATTGCCACTCCTTTAGACTTTGTTAACCCGGTACTTTGGAGTTTGTATTGTGAGCTTATTTACTACACTATTTATCCTATATTATTGATCCAAATAAGAAAGAATGGAATCAATCCATTAATTATCATCTCATACATACTAGTTGCTGTCTTCATTTTTTTGGATGGGTATACGGTTGATAGTTTCATACATCAAATTCCCACAGATCAGGGATATGATGGAAACTTTATGTATCATGGTGTATTATATACCTGGCTCATTGGCTTACCAAGCTGGTTACTGGGCGTGAAAATAGCCGAGAACTTTGATTTGATTACGGGTACTAAAGTAAGTAAGTCTAAAATTCTTATGTTGAGGGCGTCTATCCTATTGATATCCATAATTTGTTCTATTGCTCGATTTCACTTTTCTCTGAGTTACACTATCTCATTAAATTTATTTGCGATTCTGGCATTCTTTTGGATATCAGCAGAAGTTTCTTATTTACAAAAGAAAAAGTCTTTACCCTGGCTTGAGTCAGCAGGTAAATGGAGTTATTCTATCTACCTATGTCATATGCCGGTGTTCTTTATTATAGCTCATTATATGCAAGGCCTGACTCAGTACATACAGTGGATGATTAGTGTACCTGCCGTATTGGTATTTTCATATGTATTTTATCTGCTTTTGGAAAGGCCTTCCCATAAACTGGCCAAAGGATTTAATAAAAAGGCTTTTTTCGCATTAAAGAAAGCAAGTTGA
- a CDS encoding exosortase Y-associated Wzy-like protein, whose protein sequence is MAYLLLYIPFLVAFTLSGSPILSYFTAWLGSLWIIYITLSGKVRPLPDDLSFTEQFFRPIILTQIIFAGYMAVSSIFYFLQSIGYYYFEYNVWTKASWEHISLIAKGQSYYVLAHAALAHGILMFMKYNQKSTFNIKTVSLSALMLKFTVVFTVMTFVLQYIPGMAQVQIKFANLSFVASVIALAYALPEKNNKSMLFALVLFLLNMYKAFISGWKEEILVPLIILGALVFPIYRKTALILFPTVILLFFIYIPSYNSIVRKNTWFGDTSADAAAEIAIAQIQRGEVDLMTNNWAFLTGRISELSMFIKYIKHTPEVQGFYGFQIIDQAVMSLIPRVFYPEKPITEKLIMERVYRAGVADRASIVSAKPPPVVDAYLSGGALAIFIIFLLLGSFASWISVQAENLFGGYLMGSGLVYTGLFQILWRGNSFEFMLNAVFWSVILMYVLFWAGRQLGIIQLSNKI, encoded by the coding sequence ATGGCATACTTGTTACTTTATATTCCATTTTTGGTTGCTTTTACATTAAGTGGTAGTCCAATCCTATCTTACTTTACTGCCTGGTTAGGATCATTGTGGATAATTTATATCACCCTTAGCGGAAAAGTAAGACCTTTACCCGATGATCTAAGTTTCACTGAGCAATTTTTTCGCCCAATTATTCTAACTCAAATCATTTTTGCGGGATATATGGCAGTGTCATCCATTTTTTATTTTTTACAAAGTATTGGCTATTACTATTTTGAATATAATGTTTGGACTAAAGCAAGTTGGGAACATATTTCACTGATTGCAAAAGGTCAGAGTTATTATGTTTTAGCCCATGCTGCCTTAGCGCATGGCATACTTATGTTTATGAAATACAATCAGAAAAGTACTTTCAATATTAAAACAGTCTCATTATCTGCTTTAATGCTGAAGTTTACTGTAGTATTTACAGTGATGACTTTTGTGCTGCAGTATATTCCTGGTATGGCACAAGTACAGATTAAGTTTGCCAATTTGAGCTTTGTTGCTTCTGTGATCGCACTTGCTTATGCACTACCTGAAAAAAACAACAAATCCATGCTATTCGCTTTAGTACTCTTTTTATTAAATATGTACAAAGCTTTCATTTCAGGCTGGAAAGAAGAAATCTTGGTTCCTTTAATTATTCTAGGCGCTTTAGTTTTTCCAATTTACAGGAAAACTGCCTTGATTCTATTTCCTACTGTAATCTTATTGTTTTTCATATATATCCCTTCTTATAATAGTATTGTAAGAAAAAACACCTGGTTTGGGGATACATCAGCAGACGCAGCAGCAGAGATAGCCATAGCACAAATCCAAAGAGGAGAAGTAGACTTGATGACCAACAACTGGGCTTTTCTTACCGGCCGTATCTCAGAGCTGAGCATGTTTATCAAATATATCAAACATACGCCGGAAGTACAGGGTTTTTATGGCTTTCAAATTATTGATCAGGCGGTTATGAGCCTGATACCGCGGGTATTTTATCCTGAAAAACCTATTACCGAAAAACTGATCATGGAAAGGGTCTACCGGGCTGGCGTTGCTGATCGTGCTTCTATCGTATCGGCTAAACCCCCTCCGGTGGTAGATGCTTATTTGTCGGGAGGTGCACTTGCAATATTTATCATTTTTTTGCTATTGGGTAGTTTTGCTTCCTGGATATCAGTACAGGCAGAAAATCTGTTTGGAGGCTATCTCATGGGTTCCGGCCTGGTATATACTGGCCTTTTTCAGATCCTATGGCGGGGAAATAGCTTTGAATTTATGCTCAATGCGGTCTTCTGGAGTGTAATACTCATGTATGTTCTTTTTTGGGCAGGCAGGCAGCTGGGGATCATTCAGTTAAGCAATAAAATATAA